The Puntigrus tetrazona isolate hp1 chromosome 4, ASM1883169v1, whole genome shotgun sequence genome includes a window with the following:
- the LOC122342948 gene encoding LOW QUALITY PROTEIN: NACHT, LRR and PYD domains-containing protein 12-like (The sequence of the model RefSeq protein was modified relative to this genomic sequence to represent the inferred CDS: inserted 1 base in 1 codon; substituted 1 base at 1 genomic stop codon): protein MKQNDLAERLVKEHKQAKTEGDVNISVATGELKSFFETHKKNMKKKAECIFEGKKENEAQLKAVYTELFITEGDMEDVNHEHEIQQIDGALKRRKTQEKPIKCNDIFTELRKNNKKKIVLTKGVAGIGKTVSVQKFILDWAEGTTNPDIHCVFLLPFREINIIKDREVNLHEFLLKFYPEVKNLEKLKLYEEYKLVFVFDGLDESQLPLNFKSETLNTFEERASVNVVFTSLVKGELLPSALVWVTSRPSTANQIPPQYVGLFTEVRGFTDQQKEEYFRKRIKDESLSSRIISHIKTSRSLYIMCHIPVFCWITATVLQDILSENNEENINTTLTEMYIHFLLIQMDMKNQKYDEQDERERTEHLQLNREMIVKLAKLAFEQLKKEQIVFYKDDLKACGIDASTEIEFTGMIAEICKRENRLPGAKIFCFVHLSVQEFLAAVHVFLCYLNKNIRELQFXFDNPDKNLTLEKLLQKAIEKAMESHRGHLDLFLRFLLGISLKSSQILLKGLITHTEDTTESITRISEYIKQKQNEXNISDEALVNLFYCLLELKDHSLYEEIQRYLSSNEHPGRKLSSSMCTVLTYVLLISEKVLDEFNPKRYTSKRADIKRLIPAVRCCRKALFDGCGFDDKCCEILSSALQSSNSYVRNLDLSNNDLQDSGVKLLSDGLKSPHCQLNILRLPICNLTAPSCGSLSSVLQSSNSVLRELDLSNNDLQDSGVKLLSDGLKSLNSKLEILRFSTCNLTAQSCGSLSSVLQSSNTVLRELDLSNNDLQDSGVKLLSEGLKSPNSKLEILRFSTCNLTAQSCESLSSVLQSSNTVLRELDLSNNDLQDSGVKLLSEGLKSPNSKLEILRFSICNLTTQSCESLSSVLQSSNSVLRELDLSSNDLQDSGVKLLSEGLKSLNSKLETMRLSGCMVTEEGCNYLSSALTSNPSHLKELDLSYNHPGDSKLLSEKLEDPNCSLNKLNIDHGGESRITTGLKKYECFLTLDPNTAHTKLRLSEDNRRVTFVFESQPYPDHPDRFKMSQVLCGESVCGRCYWETEWSGFVDISVSYKNISRRRGDECVFGRNDQSWSLICSRYSYSFIHNNRETNFSVKPIIISRRPEVYGNDNIYRTGVYLDESAGILSFYSVSDTMRLIHTVQTTFTQTLCPGFYLFFGSSVKLC, encoded by the exons ATGAAACAAAATGATCTGGCTGAACGGTTGGTGAAAGAACACAAGCAAG CTAAGACTGAGGGCGACGTGAATATATCTGTTGCTACTGGAG agctgaaaagcttttttgaaactcacaaaaaaaacatgaagaagaaagcagaatgtatttttgagggcaaaaaagaaaatgaagcacaaCTCAAGGCTGTTTACACAGAACTGTTCATCACAGAGGGAGATATGGAAGATGTCAATCACGAACATGAGATTCAACAGATCGATGGTGCTTTAAAGCGTagaaaaacacaggaaaaacCAATTAAATGCAATGATATATTCACTGAACTTAGGAAAAATAACAAGAAGAAGATTGTGCTGACCAAGGGAGTCGCTGGgattggaaaaacagtctctgtgcaAAAATTTATCCTGGACTGGGCAGAAGGAACAACCAATCCGGATATACACTGTGTTTTCCTgcttccattcagagagatCAACATTATTAAAGACCGAGAGGTCAATCTACATGAGTTTCTGCTGAAATTTTATCCTGAAGTGAAGAACCTAGAGAAATTAAAGCTATATGAGGAATATAAgcttgtatttgtatttgatggacttgatgagAGTCAACTGCCATTGAACTTTAAAAGTGAAACATTGAACACATTTGAGGAAAGAGCATCTGTAAATGTGGTCTTTACAAGCCTGGTCAAAGGTGAACTGCTTCCATCAGCTCTTGTCTGGGTGACATCACGACCatcaacagccaatcagatccctccTCAGTATGTAGGTTTGTTCACAGAGGTGCGAGGATTCACTGACCAACAGAAGGAGGAGTACTTCAGAAAGAGAATCAAAGATGAGAGTCTGTCCTCCAGAATTATCTCACACATTAAGACATCTCGTAgtctctacatcatgtgccacattcctgtgttctgctggatcacagCCACAGTACTTCAGGATATTCTCTCTGAGAACAATGAAGAGAACATCAACACAACactgactgaaatgtacattcactttCTGCTGATACAGATGGACATGAAGAACCAGAAATATGATGAACAAGATGAAAGAGAACGTACAGAGCACTTACAATTAAATAGAGAGATGATTGTGAAGTTAGCCAAGCTAGCATTTGAACAGCTGAAGAAGGAACAGATTGTGTTCTATAAGGACGATCTGAAAGCATGTGGTATTGATGCGAGCACTGAAATTGAGTTCACAGGAATGATCGCTGAGATCTGCAAAAGGGAAAACAGACTTCCTGGAGCAAAGATCTTCTGCTTTGTGCATCTGAGTGTTCAAGAGTTTCTCGCTGCAGTGCATGTGTTCCTCTGTTACCTGAACAAGAACATACGAGAGCTTCAGT TCTTTGATAATCCAGACAAAAATCTCACATTAGAGAAGTTACTGCAGAAAGCCATTGAAAAAGCCATGGAGAGTCATAGAGGACATCTGGATCTGTTCCTGCGATTTCTGTTGGGCATTTCACTGAAATCCAGTCAAATCCTGCTCAAaggcctgatcacacacactgaagacaCTACAGAGAGCATCACAAGAATAAGTgaatacattaaacaaaaacaaaacgagtAAAATATCTCAGATGAAGCTTTAGTCAACCTGTTCTACTGCTTACTTGAGCTCAAAGATCATTCATTATACGAGGAAATCCAGAGGTATctcagttcaaatgaacatccaGGAAGAAAACTCTCATCTTCAATGTGCACAGTCTTGACTTATGTATTGCTGATATCAGAGAAGGTGCTGGATGAGTTCAACCCGAAGAGATACACATCAAAACGAGCGGATATCAAGAGACTCATTCCAGCtgtgagatgctgcagaaaagctct ATTTGATGGCTGTGGTTTTGATGACAAATGCTGTGAAATTCTGTCTTCGGCTCTTCAATCATCAAACTCTTATGTGAGGAatctggacctgagtaacaatgaccttcaggattcaggagtgaagctgctttctgatggactgaagagtccacaCTGTCAACTGAACATACTGAG ACTTCCCATCTGTAATCTCACTGCACCGTCTTGTGGGAGTttatcttcagttttacaatcctcaaactctgttctgagagagctggacctgagtaacaatgacctgcaggattcaggagtgaagcttctttctgatggactgaagagtctAAACTCAAAGCTGGAGATTTTAAG attttccacatgtaatctcactgcacagtcttgtgggagtttgtcttcagttttacaatcctcaaacactgtcctgagagagctggacctgagtaacaatgatctgcaggattcaggagtgaagctgctctctgaaggactgaagagtccaaactcaAAGCTGGAGATTTTAAG attttccacatgtaatctcactgcacagtcttgtgagagtttgtcttcagttttacaatcctcaaacactgtcctgagagagctggacctgagtaacaatgatctgcaggattcaggagtgaagctgctctctgaaggactgaagagtccaaactcaAAGCTGGAGATTTTAAG ATTTTCCATATGTAATCTCACTACACAGTCTTGTGagagtttgtcttcagttttacaatcctcaaactctgtcctgagagAACTGGACCTGAGTagcaatgacctgcaggattcaggagtgaagctgctttctgaaggactgaagagtttAAACTCCAAGCTGGAGACAATGAG gttgtctggctgcatggtgacagaggaaggctgtaattatttgtcttcagctctgacttcaaacccctcacacctgaaagagctggatctgagctacaatcatcctggagattcgaagctgctctctgaaaaactggaggatccaaactgctcACTGAATAAACTCAA CATTGATCATGGAGGAGAATCCAGGATTACAACAGGACTGAAGAAAT atgagtgttttctcacactggatccaaacacagcacacactaaaCTCAGACTGTCTGAGGACAACAGAAGAGTAACATTTGTGTTTGAGTCTCAGccatatcctgatcatccagacagatttaaAATGTCTCAGGTGTTGtgtggagagagtgtgtgtggacgctgttactgggagactgagtggagTGGGTTTGTGGATATATCGGtgtcatataagaacatcagcagaAGGAGAggtgatgagtgtgtgtttggacgtaatgatcagtcctggagtttgatctGCTCTCGCTACAGTTACTCATTCATACACAATAACAGAGAGACTAATTtctctgtgaagcccatcaTCATCAGCAGAAGACCAGAAGTGTATGGTAATGATAATATCTATAGAACAGGAGTGTATTTGGATGAGAGCGCAGGGATTCTGTCGttctacagcgtctctgacacaatgagactcatccacacagtccagaccacattcactcagacactctgtcctgggttttatcttttttttggatcatcagtgaaactatgttga